In a genomic window of Bombina bombina isolate aBomBom1 chromosome 8, aBomBom1.pri, whole genome shotgun sequence:
- the TMEM82 gene encoding transmembrane protein 82, with amino-acid sequence MGLLSYVTSFIPDVPWHFWGSVDSLLQGLVGACAVSVLSNFMRVHLYIMCLNDPDRQKQGAQLRSHSWIPDMLHLLILTLLYSLLGPRVGALVVLEFSLRAISMILSLNKGSQNSQLFLLCQFSIGCGVSCSLDYLHEGAPHRTWNLLLAAGLSGLIVWQMRRMGRHVGMMYELHSRERYCGVCLSLLACWRDIPAGLWRALKVAFLVSDLAAIAVINRDFLSTSEAVRFWTPLTICYTLLVIYMQEEQHQNPTAQMAYQTVFVRMGGLLILMMTVGRWADIVHIFICLLGEIWCLAYAGDMLNICREQDFAERPSMPRRGSPISRAHSYTPHKDVTS; translated from the exons ATGGGACTCCTCTCTTATGTGACGTCCTTCATCCCTGATGTCccctggcatttctggggcagtgttGACTCTCTTCTGCAAG GTTTGGTTGGAGCATGTGCTGTGTCTGTTCTCAGCAACTTCATGAGAGTTCATCTCTATATAATGTGCCTCAA TGACCCTGACAGGCAGAAGCAGGGAGCCCAGCTTCGCTCTCACTCGTGGATCCCAGACATGTTGCATCTGCTGATCCTCACGCTCTTATACTCCCTGCTGGGGCCACGTGTTGGGGCTCTGGTTGTCTTGGAGTTTTCCCTCCGTGCCATCTCAATGATTCTTTCTCTCAATAAG GGCTCGCAGAACTCCCAGCTCTTCCTACTCTGCCAGTTCTCGATTGGTTGTGGGGTGAGCTGCAGCCTGGATTACCTGCATGAAGGTGCCCCACATCGTACCTGGAACCTGCTGTTGGCTGCTGGACTGTCAGGCCTGATCGTTTGGCAGATGAGGAGAATGGGCCGTCATGTTGGGATGATGTACGAGCTGCACAGCCGTGAACGGTATTGCGGAGTCTGCCTGTCCCTGTTGGCCTGCTGGCGGGATATTCCTGCTGGACTCTGGCGGGCTTTGAAGGTGGCTTTTCTGGTGTCAGACCTGGCGGCTATAGCAGTGATAAACCGGGATTTTCTCAGCACCTCTGAAGCTGTCAGATTCTGGACCCCTCTCACAATTTGCTACACACTGCTGGTCATTTACATGCAAG AAGAACAGCACCAGAACCCCACAGCGCAGATGGCGTATCAGACAGTCTTTGTGCGGATGGGGGGCCTCTTAATCCTCATGATGACAGTGGGCCGATGGGCAGACATTGTGCACATCTTTATCTGTCTTCTTGGAGAAATATGGTGCTTGGCCTATGCCGGAGACATGCTGAACATCTGCCGGGAACAG GACTTTGCTGAGCGACCATCAATGCCCAGGAGAGGGTCTCCTATCTCCAGAGCACACAGTTATACACCGCACAAGGATGTGACTTCATGA